TATTGGTTTTTCTGTACTGTGGGCCTTAAGTAGTTCATATCCATAAGTACGTGGAAACAAACAGTTATGTCTGAAAAAGACCAGAACCTTCTCAATCATGCTGGGTAAATATAGAATTTTGTAGAATAATCTGAAAGAGGTAAAACCACACCAAAGtgaaaccagaattttctagaACATACTACATTATCCTTTCACTTCCTATAAATACTGCACCAGTTCCTCCGCATATCATCAAATCACAAAAGAATAATCTGCTTACCCTTTCACTAAATCTCCCAACTCAAGATGTCACTGATTCCAAGTTTGTTCGGTGGGCGAAGGAGCAACGTCTTCGATCCATTCTCTCTGGATGTATGGGATCCCTTCAAGGATTTTCCTTTCCCcaattctctttcttcttccttccctGAATCTGCTCGGGAAAATTCTGCATTTGTGAGCACTCGTGTGGATTGGAAAGAGACTCCGGAGGCACACGTGTTCAAGGCTGACATTCCGGGACTGAAGAAGGAGGAAGTGAAGGTGGAGATAGAAGATGATAAGGTTCTTCAGATAAGCGGAGAGAGGAACTTTGAGAAGGAAGATAAGAACGACACGTGGCATCGCGTGGAGCGTAGCAGTGGAAAGTTTATGAGGAGGTTCAGATTGCCTGAGAATGCAAAAGTGGATAAAGTGAAGGCTTCAATGGAGAATGGTGTTCTTACTGTCACTGTTCCGAAAGAAGAGATTAAGAAGGCTGATGTCAAAGCCATTGAAATTTCTGGTTAAGTTTACTTTGTTACTTTGTTGGAAATATGAGAATGTTGTGTTGTTGATGCTATAAAGATGTTGTTAATGGCTGTTCAGAAATAAAATTTCCGTTTGATCAAATGTTTTGGTAATTGTTTTTTTGCAGAAGAATGTGGAACATCAAATGCAgaagaaatattaaaacaaatactaagtttgatttcaattttactatctcatacatttctaaaatatgataacttaaaagaatttttaatatgaactttaataaaatgatatttaatttcaaatatttaccAGTAAAATGTTTTGgaatattaaattacattttcagTTAGGTTGATAGTactaatgttattaaatttaaaaggaatGTGATCTA
This genomic stretch from Vigna radiata var. radiata cultivar VC1973A chromosome 7, Vradiata_ver6, whole genome shotgun sequence harbors:
- the LOC106769253 gene encoding 18.5 kDa class I heat shock protein — translated: MSLIPSLFGGRRSNVFDPFSLDVWDPFKDFPFPNSLSSSFPESARENSAFVSTRVDWKETPEAHVFKADIPGLKKEEVKVEIEDDKVLQISGERNFEKEDKNDTWHRVERSSGKFMRRFRLPENAKVDKVKASMENGVLTVTVPKEEIKKADVKAIEISG